From a region of the Pseudanabaena sp. ABRG5-3 genome:
- a CDS encoding glutathione S-transferase — protein MTLPILYSFRRCPYAIRARMALAYAGIVYELREVSLKNKPKEMLEISPKGTTPVMQIFKDVENSNQDSDQGFLILEESLDIMNWAVQQNDPCNWQNLADADLAIAQQLIKTNDGEFKKALDRYKYPNRFPEQSQEFYRQQAEKVLQVLELQLQQHQFLIGDRQTLADVAIFPFIRQFAYVNIDWFNSSPYISLQKWLHWHATSAIFEFVMQKFPVWTPEQEKVIISQDFC, from the coding sequence ATGACCTTGCCAATTCTTTACTCTTTTCGACGCTGCCCCTATGCAATTCGGGCAAGGATGGCGCTTGCCTATGCGGGGATCGTTTACGAACTGAGGGAAGTTTCGCTCAAAAATAAACCCAAGGAAATGCTGGAGATTTCGCCTAAGGGAACGACACCAGTAATGCAGATTTTTAAGGATGTTGAGAACTCTAATCAAGATTCTGATCAAGGTTTTTTAATTCTTGAAGAGAGTCTAGACATCATGAATTGGGCTGTCCAGCAAAATGATCCCTGTAATTGGCAAAATCTAGCGGATGCAGATTTGGCGATCGCTCAGCAATTAATTAAAACCAATGATGGCGAGTTCAAGAAGGCTTTAGATCGCTACAAATATCCCAATCGCTTTCCTGAGCAATCACAGGAGTTTTATCGACAACAGGCTGAAAAAGTTCTCCAAGTGTTAGAACTTCAACTTCAACAACATCAATTCTTAATTGGCGATCGTCAAACTCTCGCGGATGTGGCAATTTTCCCTTTTATCAGACAGTTCGCCTATGTAAATATCGACTGGTTTAACTCAAGCCCTTATATCTCTCTGCAAAAGTGGCTCCATTGGCATGCAACCAGCGCAATTTTCGAGTTTGTCATGCAGAAATTTCCTGTATGGACACCAGAACAAGAAAAAGTCATTATCAGCCAAGATTTTTGTTAA
- the purH gene encoding bifunctional phosphoribosylaminoimidazolecarboxamide formyltransferase/IMP cyclohydrolase, with the protein MKPLALLSVSDKTGLLDLARELSTTYNFQLISSGGTAKAIKAAELEVTKVSDYTGAPEILGGRVKTLHPRIHGGILARLDLPEHQQDLNDNAIQPIRIVVVNLYPFEETIAKPNVTLEDAIENIDIGGPTLIRASAKNYKHVAVLSNPSQYAELLEELKANNGETTLEFRKKLAVAAFKHTQSYDTAIAKYLSGDLVSNLESLEEKSTNTLSSSYTLLCNNPKPLRYGENPHQPATWYQVGATPKGWSAAQQLQGKELSFNNLLDLEAARSIIAEFGDDQPAAVIIKHNNPCGVAIGSTIAEAYQKAFEADSTSAFGGIVALNRPIDEETAQLLNKTFLECVVAPACVPSVAAILGKKQNLRVLVLSDFHQGSHETVKTIAGGMLVQRSDDESVKPDTWKVVTQKQPTPEQLQELIFAWKVSRHVKSNAIVITKDSTTIGIGAGQMNRVGSAKIALEQAGEKAQGAFLASDGFFPFDDSVRTAAAAGITAIVQPGGSLRDADSIKAADELGLVMVLTGVRHFLH; encoded by the coding sequence ATGAAACCCCTTGCCCTTTTGAGTGTTTCTGATAAAACAGGACTACTCGACCTTGCCCGTGAGCTATCCACTACCTACAATTTTCAGCTCATCAGTAGCGGTGGTACAGCAAAGGCAATCAAGGCGGCCGAGCTTGAAGTTACTAAGGTTTCTGACTATACGGGAGCACCCGAAATTTTGGGCGGACGGGTCAAGACCTTGCATCCGCGCATTCATGGTGGCATTTTAGCGAGACTCGACCTGCCAGAACATCAGCAAGACTTGAATGATAATGCCATCCAGCCAATTCGGATTGTGGTTGTGAACCTCTATCCATTTGAAGAAACGATCGCAAAACCTAATGTCACCCTCGAAGATGCGATCGAAAATATTGATATTGGCGGCCCTACTCTGATCCGTGCTTCGGCAAAAAATTATAAACATGTGGCTGTACTGTCTAATCCTAGCCAATATGCGGAGTTGCTTGAAGAACTCAAGGCGAACAATGGTGAGACTACTCTAGAGTTCCGTAAAAAATTAGCAGTTGCCGCCTTCAAACATACACAGTCCTACGATACTGCGATCGCGAAATACTTGAGTGGTGATTTAGTATCTAATCTTGAGAGTTTAGAAGAGAAGTCTACCAATACACTTTCTTCTTCCTATACTTTGCTGTGTAACAATCCTAAGCCATTGCGCTATGGTGAAAATCCTCATCAACCTGCCACATGGTATCAAGTGGGTGCAACTCCTAAGGGTTGGTCAGCCGCTCAGCAATTGCAAGGGAAAGAACTCAGCTTTAATAACCTACTCGATCTCGAAGCGGCTCGTAGCATTATTGCTGAATTTGGTGATGATCAGCCTGCGGCGGTGATCATCAAGCACAATAACCCCTGTGGCGTAGCGATCGGCTCGACTATTGCCGAAGCCTATCAAAAAGCCTTTGAAGCCGATTCCACTTCCGCTTTTGGTGGTATCGTTGCCCTCAATCGTCCTATTGACGAAGAGACAGCCCAACTTCTCAATAAAACCTTTTTAGAATGTGTAGTTGCTCCAGCCTGTGTGCCTAGTGTGGCGGCAATTCTCGGCAAAAAGCAAAATCTCCGTGTACTAGTTCTATCCGATTTCCATCAAGGTTCCCATGAGACCGTCAAAACGATCGCAGGGGGAATGCTCGTCCAAAGATCCGATGATGAATCAGTCAAGCCTGACACATGGAAGGTCGTCACTCAAAAGCAACCGACCCCAGAACAGTTGCAGGAACTGATTTTCGCTTGGAAAGTGAGTCGTCATGTCAAGTCCAATGCGATCGTCATTACTAAAGATTCCACCACGATTGGTATCGGCGCAGGACAAATGAATCGTGTCGGTTCTGCAAAAATTGCCCTAGAGCAAGCAGGGGAAAAGGCTCAAGGCGCATTCCTCGCGAGCGATGGCTTCTTCCCCTTTGATGACTCGGTGCGGACTGCGGCGGCGGCTGGTATTACAGCGATCGTGCAACCAGGGGGCAGTTTACGCGATGCCGACTCAATTAAGGCAGCCGATGAACTGGGCTTAGTGATGGTACTTACAGGCGTTCGCCACTTCTTGCACTAA
- a CDS encoding glycoside hydrolase family 15 protein: MSCIHNNQIRQLIKNDYQLSNIQDIILILSQNNTFNFSALENGLFPAAIVEESTEYTGYASVWVRDNVFVAYSHYISGEIDIAIKNVQCLINYFKKHKIHFMNIIDGYVSPSIVMRRPHIRFNGKDLEEIHQLWEHAQNDALGYFLWFYCKLVSEHLLQPSHEDLEVIALFPLYFESISYWQDEDSGHWEEDRKVEASSIGVVVASLKILRRVYTEDFSLSQHFQYKDKQINIKFLDNLIQKGIDALNTILPSESIQKGRERRYDSALLFLIYPLKVLDEKMSDQIVTDVINNLQGKYGISRYKGDSFWCRDYEDIPQAIRTSISTEREQWFQENGRSLKDAEEAQWCIFDPIISAIFGTKFQETNKPEFLEKQVFYLNRSLGQITATDSKFGGFKCPELYYLQGDIYIPNDATPLLWTQANLRIALKVMEQSLSFNTIA, translated from the coding sequence ATGTCTTGTATTCATAACAATCAAATCCGTCAATTAATCAAAAATGACTATCAGTTAAGTAACATACAAGATATTATTCTAATTCTAAGTCAGAATAATACTTTTAACTTCTCGGCTTTAGAAAATGGTCTTTTTCCTGCTGCTATAGTTGAAGAATCTACAGAATACACTGGCTACGCATCTGTATGGGTTCGCGACAATGTATTTGTCGCATACTCTCACTATATTTCTGGAGAAATTGATATAGCAATCAAAAATGTCCAGTGCTTAATAAATTATTTTAAAAAACATAAAATCCATTTTATGAATATTATCGATGGTTATGTCAGTCCATCCATAGTAATGCGCCGACCCCACATTCGATTTAATGGAAAAGATTTAGAAGAAATCCATCAACTTTGGGAACATGCTCAGAACGATGCCCTAGGATACTTTTTATGGTTTTATTGTAAGTTAGTTTCTGAGCATCTTTTACAACCTAGTCATGAAGATCTTGAGGTAATAGCACTTTTTCCTTTGTATTTTGAATCTATTTCCTATTGGCAAGATGAGGATAGCGGTCATTGGGAAGAAGATCGTAAGGTAGAAGCTTCTAGCATTGGGGTTGTTGTTGCAAGCCTTAAAATTCTTAGAAGAGTATATACAGAAGATTTCTCTCTATCTCAACACTTTCAATACAAAGACAAGCAAATCAACATTAAATTTTTAGATAACTTAATTCAGAAAGGTATAGATGCACTGAATACGATTCTTCCTTCAGAATCGATTCAAAAAGGAAGAGAAAGACGTTATGATTCAGCTTTACTTTTCTTGATTTATCCTTTGAAAGTTCTCGATGAAAAAATGTCGGATCAGATTGTCACAGATGTGATTAATAATTTACAAGGAAAGTATGGTATTTCAAGGTATAAAGGCGACTCCTTTTGGTGTCGTGACTATGAAGATATCCCACAAGCCATACGCACAAGTATATCTACAGAACGTGAACAATGGTTTCAAGAAAATGGGCGATCTCTAAAAGATGCTGAAGAAGCACAATGGTGCATTTTTGATCCCATTATTTCAGCTATATTTGGAACGAAATTTCAGGAGACAAACAAACCAGAATTTCTGGAAAAACAAGTGTTTTATTTAAATCGTTCATTGGGGCAAATTACGGCAACGGATTCTAAATTTGGTGGTTTTAAATGTCCTGAACTTTATTATTTACAAGGAGATATTTATATACCAAATGATGCAACTCCCCTATTATGGACTCAAGCAAATCTGCGTATAGCATTGAAGGTAATGGAACAAAGTCTAAGCTTCAACACAATAGCCTGA
- a CDS encoding peptidoglycan D,D-transpeptidase FtsI family protein produces the protein MTPSFLPKDLATINLFKRRTVLIWIILALSMLGLIVRLVYLQVITSPDLLDKARKQQMFTLRPFIPRRTITDRKGNVLALDRPVYTLFAYPHLFEKNNKDIGKDPKKKSFEEITTEIATKLAPILRKSPERLVSILSRDTTSIQVEYWLSEESADRIYALQIEGLELIQQRHRLYPQQDLAAELIGYVNVDHRGQAGIELSQEKLLERTDQTPAVAQDGNGKLIPNRVPAGMIRSDRTSLQMTIDSRIQRTARQILKQQMVKFNAKRGSVIVMDARDGGLLTLVTEPTYDPNRYYDADVKLFKNWAVSDLYEPGSTFKPINVAIAIEAGAIQPDTVFNDEGALTIGGWPVANFDYEQVGAVGPLSISQILERSSNVGMVHIIQRMKPSVYYGWLERIGLGDISGVDLPSETPSTLKPQEQFNEYVIEPATAAFGQGFSLTPLQMVQLHGILASGGKLLTPHVVKGLINEEGEEYYQPKLPTPRQIISPTTAQKVIEMMTNVVEKGTGLPARIPGYRIAGKTGTAQKASSTGGGYSNAKITSFVGTFPSKDPRYVVLAVVDEPVGSDAFGSTVAAPIVKTVIEDIIVTEGIPPSHPEELISKTPTLPEPQPTPSPTVSPPPSPAATPSTQNSSPSPSPSPSSQPKPPSRDRT, from the coding sequence ATGACTCCATCTTTTCTTCCCAAGGATCTTGCCACCATTAATCTATTCAAGCGCCGAACTGTCCTGATTTGGATTATTTTGGCGCTATCGATGCTGGGATTAATTGTGCGCTTAGTTTATTTACAGGTAATTACCTCACCCGACCTGCTAGACAAGGCGCGTAAGCAACAAATGTTTACGCTACGACCATTTATTCCCCGCCGCACGATTACTGATCGCAAGGGTAATGTTTTAGCCTTAGATCGTCCTGTCTATACCCTATTTGCCTATCCACATCTATTTGAGAAGAATAACAAAGATATTGGCAAAGACCCCAAGAAGAAGAGCTTTGAGGAAATTACTACGGAAATCGCGACAAAACTTGCACCAATCCTGAGAAAATCACCAGAAAGGTTAGTGAGTATCCTCAGCCGTGATACTACTTCCATTCAAGTCGAATATTGGCTCTCAGAAGAAAGTGCCGATCGCATTTATGCCCTACAGATTGAAGGCTTAGAATTAATCCAACAGCGTCATCGTCTCTATCCCCAACAGGATCTCGCCGCCGAACTGATCGGCTATGTAAATGTTGATCATCGTGGTCAAGCAGGTATTGAGCTTAGCCAAGAAAAATTATTAGAACGTACCGATCAAACTCCTGCGGTTGCTCAAGATGGCAATGGTAAGTTAATTCCCAACCGTGTACCTGCGGGGATGATCCGTAGCGATCGCACCAGCTTACAAATGACCATTGACTCGCGGATTCAGCGCACTGCAAGGCAAATCCTGAAGCAGCAAATGGTCAAGTTTAATGCCAAGCGTGGCTCAGTCATCGTCATGGATGCTAGGGATGGCGGTCTACTAACACTCGTTACTGAACCAACCTATGATCCCAACCGCTATTATGATGCTGATGTCAAACTCTTTAAAAATTGGGCAGTTTCCGATCTCTATGAACCGGGTTCTACCTTTAAGCCGATCAATGTGGCGATCGCCATCGAAGCGGGAGCTATTCAGCCTGACACCGTATTTAATGATGAAGGCGCTTTGACTATTGGCGGTTGGCCCGTAGCTAACTTTGACTATGAACAAGTCGGCGCAGTTGGTCCCCTCAGCATTAGTCAAATCCTAGAGCGATCGAGCAATGTGGGTATGGTGCATATCATCCAACGCATGAAGCCATCGGTTTACTATGGTTGGCTCGAACGAATCGGATTAGGTGATATTTCGGGTGTAGATTTACCATCGGAAACCCCAAGTACCCTCAAGCCTCAAGAACAATTCAATGAGTATGTGATTGAGCCTGCAACGGCTGCCTTTGGACAAGGATTTTCACTTACTCCTCTTCAAATGGTGCAGCTCCACGGCATTTTGGCTAGTGGCGGTAAATTACTCACGCCCCATGTAGTTAAAGGACTGATCAATGAAGAGGGGGAAGAGTACTATCAGCCTAAATTACCAACTCCTCGCCAAATCATTTCCCCAACCACTGCTCAGAAGGTGATAGAGATGATGACTAACGTAGTGGAAAAAGGGACAGGTTTACCTGCACGCATTCCCGGATATCGGATCGCAGGTAAAACAGGTACTGCTCAAAAAGCATCATCTACTGGTGGCGGTTATTCCAATGCGAAGATCACCAGCTTTGTTGGTACTTTCCCCTCCAAAGATCCTCGCTATGTAGTGCTAGCAGTGGTTGATGAACCCGTTGGTTCCGATGCCTTTGGTTCTACGGTAGCAGCTCCCATTGTCAAGACTGTGATCGAAGATATCATTGTCACAGAAGGTATTCCCCCTAGCCATCCTGAAGAATTAATTTCTAAGACCCCAACTCTTCCTGAGCCACAGCCCACACCTTCTCCTACTGTTTCTCCTCCTCCCTCACCTGCAGCAACTCCTTCAACTCAAAATTCATCACCTTCTCCTAGTCCTTCTCCAAGTTCTCAACCAAAACCACCATCCCGCGATCGCACTTAG
- the murD gene encoding UDP-N-acetylmuramoyl-L-alanine--D-glutamate ligase, which yields MPQAYVLGLGQSGISAAKLLKADGWQVTISDSNASPSLEQRKLDLEAEGIAVELGGFPDFENLIKTSQPVDLVAVSPGVPWDRPEVEQARSLGLDTIGEIELAWRYLKHIPWVGITGTNGKTTVTSLTAAIFQAAGLKAIACGNIGLPACEIALQVLHQQIQPDWIIAELSSYQIESSQSVKPKIGIWTTFTPDHLNRHYTLENYRDIKAKLIDPSSHIVLNGNDPFLLDFGAAMWPKAIWTGIDDQVVEAIADGACIHDGWVKFRGEPVFPISHWHLLGSHNRQNLLMSVAAAKLAGIGSEHIDRAISEFQGVPHRLEHIRFYEGIAFINDSKATNYDAAEVGLRAVKPPVVLIAGGQPKQGEASAWLEQIRQRAIAVLLIGEAAPLFAEMLKDAGFKNYEIVETLERAVKQAAHIAHTRAHNHPSQPLPTVLFSPACASFDQFANFEQRGDRFRQLCQELS from the coding sequence ATGCCTCAAGCGTATGTACTGGGACTGGGACAGTCGGGAATTTCTGCTGCTAAGCTACTCAAGGCTGATGGTTGGCAGGTGACAATTAGTGATAGTAATGCCAGTCCTAGCCTCGAACAGCGCAAGCTTGATTTAGAGGCTGAGGGCATTGCCGTTGAACTTGGGGGATTTCCCGACTTTGAGAATTTAATTAAAACGAGCCAACCCGTAGATTTAGTAGCCGTAAGTCCGGGTGTGCCTTGGGATCGTCCTGAGGTTGAGCAAGCGCGATCGCTGGGTTTAGATACCATCGGCGAGATTGAGTTGGCATGGCGCTATCTCAAGCATATTCCTTGGGTGGGGATCACAGGAACCAATGGTAAAACTACGGTAACATCCTTGACGGCAGCCATTTTTCAGGCGGCAGGGCTGAAGGCGATCGCCTGTGGCAATATCGGTCTACCTGCTTGTGAGATTGCGCTGCAAGTATTGCATCAACAAATTCAGCCTGACTGGATCATTGCGGAACTAAGCAGCTATCAGATTGAGTCATCCCAAAGTGTCAAACCCAAAATAGGGATCTGGACAACATTTACCCCCGATCACCTCAATCGCCACTATACCCTTGAGAACTATCGAGATATCAAGGCAAAGTTGATTGATCCCTCTAGTCACATTGTCCTTAATGGTAATGATCCCTTTTTGCTTGATTTTGGGGCGGCGATGTGGCCCAAGGCAATATGGACGGGTATTGACGATCAAGTGGTAGAAGCGATCGCTGATGGAGCTTGTATCCATGATGGTTGGGTCAAGTTTCGCGGTGAACCCGTTTTTCCAATTTCCCATTGGCATCTATTGGGTAGCCATAATCGCCAGAATTTATTAATGTCCGTTGCGGCGGCAAAATTAGCAGGCATTGGCTCAGAGCATATTGATCGCGCCATATCTGAGTTTCAAGGTGTTCCCCATCGTCTGGAGCATATTCGCTTTTATGAGGGGATTGCTTTTATCAATGACAGCAAGGCAACAAATTATGATGCGGCGGAGGTGGGCTTACGTGCCGTGAAACCACCTGTGGTCTTGATTGCGGGTGGTCAGCCAAAGCAGGGTGAGGCAAGTGCATGGCTAGAGCAAATTCGCCAAAGAGCGATCGCTGTTTTATTAATCGGTGAAGCTGCACCTTTATTTGCGGAAATGCTCAAGGATGCAGGGTTTAAGAATTATGAGATTGTGGAAACTCTTGAACGAGCCGTTAAGCAAGCGGCTCATATTGCCCACACCCGCGCCCATAATCACCCTAGCCAGCCTTTGCCAACTGTGCTATTCTCGCCTGCATGTGCAAGCTTCGACCAGTTTGCTAACTTTGAGCAACGCGGCGATCGCTTCCGCCAACTTTGTCAAGAACTTTCATGA
- a CDS encoding histidine triad nucleotide-binding protein, with the protein MSDTIFSKIIKREIPATILYEDELSLAFRDVNPQAPVHFLVIPKKPIVKLSEATTEDQSLLGHLLLVASKVADQEGLTGFRLVTNNGAEAGQTVFHLHIHVLGGRSLDWPPG; encoded by the coding sequence ATGAGTGACACTATTTTTAGCAAAATCATTAAGCGGGAAATTCCTGCCACGATTTTGTATGAAGATGAGCTTTCCCTTGCTTTCCGTGATGTCAATCCGCAAGCACCTGTGCATTTCCTAGTAATTCCGAAAAAGCCAATTGTGAAACTTTCAGAAGCAACCACTGAAGATCAATCATTGCTAGGACATTTGCTACTTGTGGCGAGTAAAGTTGCAGATCAAGAAGGCTTAACTGGTTTTCGTCTAGTCACCAACAATGGTGCAGAAGCAGGGCAAACAGTTTTTCATCTGCATATTCATGTCTTAGGTGGTCGCTCCTTAGACTGGCCCCCCGGTTAA
- the dapF gene encoding diaminopimelate epimerase yields the protein MAIAFSKYHGLGNDFVLIDNRHSAEPILTPEQAEKWCDRNFGIGADGVIFLLNADNGEHRMRIYNSDGSEPEMCGNGIRCLAKFMQDLGIPTIDGKYPIHTGAGLIVPQMDADGLVTVDMGKPFLTAAEIPTTLGESDQKVVNLPLEVGGKTWNVTTVSMGNPHCMTFVNDVDSIPLAEIGVLFEHHPVFPKRTNTEFVEVVNRGYVKMRVWERGAGATLACGTGACATVVAGVLNDLCDRTCTVNLPGGDLKITWSAESDRILMTGPAKLVFTGSVVNEL from the coding sequence ATGGCGATCGCATTTAGTAAATATCACGGCTTAGGTAATGACTTTGTATTGATTGATAACCGTCATAGCGCTGAACCTATTCTCACACCAGAGCAAGCAGAAAAATGGTGCGATCGCAATTTTGGCATCGGTGCAGATGGCGTAATCTTCTTGCTAAATGCCGATAATGGTGAACATCGGATGCGAATCTATAACTCCGATGGTTCCGAACCAGAAATGTGCGGTAATGGAATTCGCTGTTTAGCAAAGTTCATGCAGGATTTGGGAATCCCCACCATTGACGGCAAATATCCGATCCACACAGGTGCAGGCTTGATCGTTCCCCAAATGGATGCAGACGGATTAGTAACCGTCGATATGGGCAAGCCATTTTTGACTGCTGCCGAGATTCCCACTACTCTAGGCGAAAGCGATCAAAAAGTAGTCAACCTCCCCCTCGAAGTCGGCGGCAAAACTTGGAATGTAACTACCGTGAGCATGGGAAATCCCCACTGCATGACCTTTGTGAATGATGTCGATAGCATTCCCTTAGCCGAAATCGGCGTTCTCTTTGAACATCATCCCGTATTCCCGAAACGTACAAACACAGAATTTGTGGAAGTCGTCAATCGTGGCTATGTAAAAATGCGCGTATGGGAACGTGGCGCAGGGGCAACCCTTGCCTGTGGAACAGGAGCCTGTGCCACCGTCGTCGCAGGTGTCTTAAATGACCTTTGCGATCGCACCTGTACTGTTAATCTGCCCGGAGGCGATCTGAAAATTACTTGGTCAGCCGAAAGCGATCGCATTTTGATGACTGGTCCCGCAAAACTAGTATTTACAGGCTCAGTTGTTAACGAATTGTAA
- a CDS encoding putative toxin-antitoxin system toxin component, PIN family, whose product MNKLRFVIDTNILISSILSKNTPPQKLFDYSMAHGIILMSEATVTEITEVLTRKKFDRYVSLVKRSKFLQTLASKIEAIEITESINICRDHKDDKFLEVAVNGKADYLITGDHDLLVLHPFRDIQILTPADFLEL is encoded by the coding sequence ATGAATAAATTACGCTTTGTCATCGACACAAATATCCTTATCAGTAGTATCTTGAGCAAAAATACACCACCTCAAAAACTATTTGATTACAGCATGGCTCATGGAATTATCTTAATGTCAGAAGCCACAGTCACAGAAATAACCGAAGTCCTCACTCGTAAAAAATTCGATCGCTATGTCTCCTTAGTCAAACGCTCGAAATTTTTGCAAACCTTAGCATCCAAAATAGAAGCGATCGAGATTACTGAGTCAATAAATATCTGTCGCGATCACAAAGACGATAAATTTCTAGAAGTGGCGGTCAATGGTAAAGCTGATTATTTGATTACAGGCGATCACGACTTGTTAGTTCTACATCCTTTTAGAGATATTCAGATTCTCACCCCAGCCGATTTTCTCGAACTTTAA
- a CDS encoding DUF6516 family protein, whose product MSVSSYFQDLVIAVSRLEDYGLAKTITSNSESRPSGELFINIKVELIDNSVLFIREYISAKQQQIEHFSYAYQYQDAGESLIFRYDNAAHKPPLSEKEHKHQQNGEIIVYPLPSIESIIDEILAWLTT is encoded by the coding sequence ATGTCAGTATCTAGCTATTTTCAAGACTTAGTTATTGCAGTTTCTCGGCTAGAAGATTACGGTTTAGCCAAAACAATTACATCTAATAGCGAATCTCGTCCATCAGGTGAACTCTTCATCAATATCAAAGTAGAACTAATTGATAACTCCGTACTTTTTATTCGAGAATACATTTCCGCCAAGCAGCAACAGATCGAACATTTCAGCTATGCCTACCAATATCAAGATGCAGGAGAAAGTTTAATTTTTCGTTACGATAATGCTGCTCATAAACCACCACTATCAGAAAAAGAACATAAACATCAACAAAATGGAGAAATCATCGTCTATCCACTACCAAGTATCGAATCGATAATTGACGAGATTTTAGCTTGGTTAACAACCTGA
- a CDS encoding type II toxin-antitoxin system VapC family toxin: protein MRLLLDTHIFLWFLNGDPQLSSQFRDYIQDPNNNVYLSVVSVWEATIKYQLGKLPFPESPATYLPRQRIRHQIDSLQIDEASITQLIRLPPLHRDPFDRLLICQSIQHNLTIVTADQAISTYPIVQILK, encoded by the coding sequence ATGCGATTGCTTCTTGACACACATATTTTTCTTTGGTTTCTTAATGGAGATCCTCAACTTTCTTCACAGTTTCGCGACTACATCCAAGACCCCAATAACAATGTCTACCTCAGCGTTGTATCTGTTTGGGAAGCCACAATTAAATATCAACTTGGCAAACTTCCTTTCCCAGAATCCCCTGCAACATATTTACCAAGACAACGTATTCGACATCAAATTGATAGCCTACAAATTGACGAAGCTAGTATTACACAACTAATTCGATTACCACCTTTACATAGAGATCCCTTTGATCGACTTTTAATTTGTCAATCTATTCAGCATAATTTAACGATAGTGACTGCCGATCAAGCAATCAGTACCTATCCAATAGTTCAAATTCTAAAATGA
- a CDS encoding DUF2281 domain-containing protein: MTKPRFVINTNSQENNHMTTREKLIQEISHVPEELVEELFDFLLFTQTRRQQNKTLKEPRPYALCAGEFTVPQNFDEPLPEEILKDFE, from the coding sequence ATGACTAAACCGAGATTTGTCATAAATACAAATAGCCAAGAGAACAACCACATGACCACTAGAGAAAAACTCATTCAAGAAATCTCCCACGTTCCCGAAGAACTAGTAGAAGAGCTTTTTGACTTCTTGCTATTCACACAAACTCGCAGACAACAAAATAAAACCTTAAAAGAACCAAGACCATATGCCCTCTGTGCTGGCGAATTTACTGTTCCTCAAAACTTTGACGAACCTTTACCAGAAGAAATCTTAAAAGACTTTGAATAG